Proteins found in one Terribacillus sp. DMT04 genomic segment:
- the qoxB gene encoding cytochrome aa3 quinol oxidase subunit I: MDLKWNEFIITGDPLILGAQISILLGSIAVVAALTYFKKWTWLWKEWLTSVDHKKLGIMYILSALLMLFRGGIDGLMIRTQLAKPGMEFLDPQHYNEVFSTHGVIMILFMAMPFLIGLINYIVPLQIGARDVAFPYLNNLSFWTFFVGMALFNISFIIGGSPDAGWTAYTPLATNEFSPGPGQNYYLLAIQIAGIGTLMTGINFFVTILKMRTKGMTLMKMSMFTWTSLITMLIIIFAFPVLTVALALQTFDRLFGSVIFTLQGDGNPMLWVNLFWVWGHPEVYIVILPAFGIFSEIISTFARKQLFAYKAMVVSIVTISVLSFLVWVHHFFTMGNSAEANSFFSITTMAISIPTGVKIFNWLFTMYRGRITFTTPMLWSLAFIPNFVIGGVTGVMLAMAAADYQYHNTYFLVSHFHYVLISGTVFACFAGLIYWYPKMFGHKLNEKIGKWAFWIFIIGFNVCFFPQYFLGLDGMPRRISTYTEADGWTGLNFISTIGAFMMGLAFLIFVANIVYSWRFSPREKTGDAWGLGRNLEWATSSSIPPHYNFAVLPEVTGLDPYWDMKEKGLDRQKNVDYKPIHMPNNAVTPVIMSVLMGAAAFGLVFHWYWIGIVGGIGIFITMIARSFDYNDGYYVSVEEIKETEAKANK, encoded by the coding sequence TTGGACTTAAAATGGAATGAGTTTATCATTACCGGCGACCCATTGATTCTTGGCGCACAGATTAGTATCTTGCTTGGATCAATCGCCGTTGTAGCTGCCCTTACTTATTTTAAGAAATGGACGTGGCTATGGAAAGAATGGCTGACTTCTGTCGACCATAAGAAATTGGGTATCATGTATATCCTTAGTGCCCTTTTAATGCTTTTCCGCGGTGGTATCGATGGTTTAATGATCCGTACACAGTTGGCAAAACCGGGTATGGAATTCCTGGATCCACAGCACTATAACGAGGTATTCTCAACACATGGTGTAATCATGATTTTGTTCATGGCGATGCCATTCTTAATTGGTTTAATTAACTATATTGTACCGCTTCAAATTGGTGCGCGTGATGTAGCGTTCCCTTATTTGAACAACTTGAGCTTCTGGACATTCTTTGTCGGTATGGCTCTATTTAACATTTCCTTCATCATCGGTGGTTCACCGGATGCAGGCTGGACAGCATACACGCCGCTTGCGACGAATGAATTCAGTCCTGGTCCTGGTCAGAACTACTACTTACTAGCTATTCAGATTGCTGGTATCGGTACGTTGATGACGGGTATTAACTTCTTCGTAACCATCCTTAAGATGCGTACGAAAGGTATGACATTGATGAAAATGTCTATGTTTACTTGGACATCATTGATCACAATGCTTATCATTATCTTTGCTTTCCCTGTGCTAACGGTAGCACTTGCATTGCAAACATTTGACCGACTATTCGGTTCTGTAATTTTCACCTTGCAAGGTGATGGTAACCCGATGCTATGGGTTAACTTGTTCTGGGTATGGGGTCACCCTGAGGTTTATATCGTTATTCTTCCTGCGTTCGGGATTTTCTCTGAAATCATCTCGACATTCGCAAGAAAACAGCTTTTCGCATACAAAGCGATGGTTGTGTCCATTGTGACGATTTCTGTGTTGAGCTTCCTAGTATGGGTTCACCACTTCTTCACAATGGGTAATAGTGCAGAAGCAAATAGTTTCTTCTCTATTACAACGATGGCAATTTCAATCCCCACCGGGGTTAAGATCTTTAACTGGCTATTTACCATGTATCGAGGACGTATTACCTTTACGACACCGATGCTATGGTCACTTGCTTTTATCCCGAACTTCGTTATTGGTGGGGTAACAGGGGTTATGCTTGCAATGGCAGCAGCCGATTATCAGTATCATAATACGTACTTCTTGGTATCTCACTTCCACTATGTGCTGATTTCAGGTACAGTATTTGCTTGTTTTGCAGGTTTGATTTACTGGTATCCGAAAATGTTTGGTCACAAACTAAACGAAAAGATTGGTAAATGGGCATTCTGGATCTTTATTATTGGCTTTAACGTATGTTTCTTCCCGCAGTACTTCCTAGGGTTGGACGGTATGCCAAGACGTATTTCCACATATACGGAGGCAGATGGCTGGACCGGTTTGAACTTTATCTCTACAATCGGTGCTTTCATGATGGGGCTTGCATTCCTTATCTTCGTTGCAAACATCGTATACAGCTGGAGATTCTCTCCAAGAGAGAAGACAGGCGATGCGTGGGGTCTTGGACGTAACCTAGAATGGGCAACAAGCTCTTCTATCCCGCCGCACTATAACTTTGCTGTTCTTCCAGAAGTAACAGGACTTGATCCGTACTGGGATATGAAAGAAAAGGGACTTGATCGACAGAAGAATGTTGATTATAAACCAATTCATATGCCGAACAACGCAGTTACACCAGTTATCATGTCCGTCTTGATGGGAGCTGCAGCCTTTGGTCTTGTATTCCACTGGTACTGGATCGGTATTGTTGGCGGAATCGGTATCTTCATCACAATGATAGCTCGTTCATTTGATTACAATGACGGCTACTATGTAAGTGTTGAAGAAATTAAAGAAACAGAAGCGAAAGCGAATAAATAA
- the qoxD gene encoding cytochrome aa3 quinol oxidase subunit IV, whose translation MSQQTKKGHFPWKHLIGFLISIALTLVAFATALWTDWSSSTIFIIILIFALIQAALQLVMFMHMTEGEDGGLISGNTLFGFFIAVVIIVGTYWLMTSGHMHMGM comes from the coding sequence ATGAGTCAACAAACGAAAAAGGGACATTTTCCTTGGAAGCATCTCATCGGCTTTTTGATCTCAATCGCGTTGACACTCGTCGCCTTCGCAACAGCATTATGGACTGACTGGTCATCATCAACGATTTTCATCATTATCTTGATTTTCGCTTTGATCCAGGCTGCTTTGCAGTTAGTTATGTTCATGCACATGACCGAAGGAGAAGACGGTGGACTGATTTCCGGTAACACCCTATTCGGATTCTTTATTGCAGTAGTTATCATTGTTGGTACGTACTGGCTGATGACTTCTGGCCACATGCATATGGGCATGTAA
- the qoxC gene encoding cytochrome aa3 quinol oxidase subunit III — MAHDHNVNPNAPLEYQSETGRLNITGFWTFLGAEIALFSTLFASYFALQARVGDGPTSNEMFEAGLVMIMTMLLLTSSFTCGIAIHEMRANNKTGVMIWMIITLILGAGFIGYELYEFVHYVHEGVTLSTSAHWSMFFILLGTHGLHVSIGIGWIILLLIQLARRGLTPKTASKVFISSLYWHFLDVVWIFIFTCVYLMGMVN; from the coding sequence ATGGCACATGATCACAATGTGAACCCTAACGCTCCATTGGAATATCAGTCAGAAACCGGCCGTTTGAATATTACCGGTTTCTGGACTTTCCTTGGTGCAGAGATCGCCTTGTTCTCGACTTTATTCGCATCCTATTTCGCGTTGCAAGCACGTGTAGGTGACGGACCAACCTCAAATGAGATGTTCGAAGCAGGACTTGTTATGATTATGACAATGCTGCTGCTCACAAGTAGTTTCACGTGCGGTATTGCCATCCACGAAATGCGTGCGAACAACAAAACAGGCGTCATGATCTGGATGATTATCACACTCATCCTAGGTGCAGGCTTCATAGGCTATGAACTTTATGAGTTTGTACATTATGTACATGAAGGTGTTACACTTAGCACAAGTGCACATTGGTCTATGTTCTTTATCTTGCTCGGAACACATGGACTGCACGTTTCAATCGGTATTGGCTGGATTATCTTGCTGTTGATCCAGCTTGCAAGAAGAGGACTTACACCGAAGACAGCATCAAAAGTCTTCATTTCTAGTCTCTATTGGCACTTCTTAGATGTTGTGTGGATCTTTATCTTCACATGCGTTTACTTGATGGGGATGGTGAATTAA
- a CDS encoding acyl-CoA dehydrogenase family protein, with translation MIFPSNVHIIEKASKVADVARAYKSIGDEQARLAEKVIDTFRSAAYTLLTIPNEQGGDGANLHDFLLAQETLAAGDGAAALSIGWHLSTMQDLCENANWPAGMFSRFLQEVVQKKKIVNRAASEPATGSPTRGGIPETHAKRVGDGYILNGRKTFTSMAADLDYYLVTAYAEEEDTVGSFLIAREIKGVSVEKTWNPMGMRATGSDDLVLENVHVPAEYFVEKTKTKSGPKGSLLHIPACYLGIAKSARDEAIQFAQKFQPNTLDTPIIHVPHIREKIGEMDLELMQARHFMYHVASLWDSFPEKRHQMAGELAAVKVNATKAAVKVVDLAMRIAGGRGLAKNQPFEQHYRDVRAGLHNPPMDDAVVELLASQAANSKKR, from the coding sequence ATGATTTTTCCTAGTAATGTACATATTATAGAAAAAGCGAGTAAAGTAGCTGATGTAGCTAGAGCGTATAAAAGCATTGGCGATGAACAAGCGAGATTAGCAGAAAAAGTGATTGATACTTTCCGTTCTGCTGCGTATACATTGCTGACCATTCCTAACGAACAAGGGGGAGACGGTGCTAATTTGCACGATTTTTTGCTGGCTCAGGAAACACTGGCAGCTGGTGATGGTGCTGCTGCTCTGTCTATCGGCTGGCATCTAAGTACAATGCAGGACTTATGTGAGAATGCAAACTGGCCAGCCGGCATGTTTTCGCGATTTCTGCAAGAGGTGGTGCAGAAGAAGAAAATTGTTAACCGAGCAGCTTCCGAACCAGCTACAGGAAGCCCTACTCGCGGTGGCATTCCGGAAACACATGCAAAAAGAGTCGGAGATGGATATATCCTAAATGGACGTAAAACATTTACATCAATGGCAGCTGATTTAGATTATTATCTGGTGACAGCATATGCAGAAGAGGAAGACACTGTTGGAAGCTTTTTAATTGCCAGGGAAATAAAAGGCGTTTCTGTCGAAAAAACATGGAATCCAATGGGAATGCGGGCAACAGGCAGTGATGATTTGGTACTGGAAAATGTCCATGTTCCAGCAGAATACTTTGTAGAGAAAACGAAAACGAAATCGGGGCCGAAAGGGTCACTTTTGCATATTCCTGCTTGTTATCTAGGCATCGCAAAAAGTGCTCGTGACGAAGCGATTCAGTTTGCGCAGAAATTTCAGCCAAACACATTGGATACGCCGATTATTCATGTGCCGCATATTAGAGAGAAAATCGGAGAAATGGATTTAGAATTAATGCAGGCAAGACATTTTATGTATCATGTTGCAAGCTTGTGGGATAGCTTTCCTGAGAAACGGCATCAGATGGCAGGAGAGTTAGCTGCAGTAAAAGTCAATGCGACAAAGGCTGCCGTGAAGGTGGTCGATCTGGCGATGCGGATTGCCGGCGGAAGAGGATTGGCCAAAAACCAGCCATTTGAACAGCATTATCGGGATGTACGTGCAGGTTTGCATAATCCGCCCATGGATGATGCGGTAGTAGAATTGCTTGCTTCTCAAGCTGCAAATTCCAAAAAAAGATAA